A stretch of Nonomuraea africana DNA encodes these proteins:
- a CDS encoding CPBP family intramembrane glutamic endopeptidase, translating to MRLLKQLVPVAVVAFAGGAIVGAVKESPLLTLFLGVATALLAVLVYARVVRWSERRAPAEVAARGAARAIARGALIGVALFAAVIVNIALVGGYRIDGPGSPAGAAGLLGFMAAAAVTEELLFRGILFRIVEERTGTWPALALTGLLFGLSHLLNPHADLWGAIAIAVEAGGMLAAAYAATRTLWVPIGVHFGWNFAAAGIFGTEVSGNGATQGLLHGVTSGPALLTGGEFGPEASPYAVVFGLLLTVVFMWLARRRGNVVPLRRGATATLAQ from the coding sequence ATGCGGTTGTTGAAACAGCTCGTGCCCGTCGCGGTGGTCGCCTTCGCCGGCGGCGCGATCGTGGGCGCGGTGAAGGAAAGCCCGCTCCTTACCCTGTTCCTCGGTGTCGCGACGGCCTTGCTCGCCGTGCTCGTGTACGCCCGCGTGGTGCGGTGGTCCGAGCGCCGGGCACCGGCGGAGGTGGCGGCGCGAGGCGCCGCCCGCGCCATCGCGCGAGGGGCGCTGATCGGGGTCGCGTTGTTCGCGGCCGTCATCGTGAACATCGCTCTCGTGGGCGGTTACCGGATCGACGGCCCGGGCTCGCCGGCGGGCGCGGCCGGGCTGCTCGGCTTCATGGCCGCCGCCGCGGTGACGGAGGAGCTGCTGTTTCGCGGCATCCTGTTCAGGATCGTCGAGGAACGCACCGGGACGTGGCCGGCGCTGGCGCTGACCGGCCTATTGTTCGGCCTTTCGCACCTGCTCAACCCGCACGCCGACCTGTGGGGCGCGATCGCCATCGCGGTCGAGGCGGGCGGCATGCTCGCCGCCGCCTACGCCGCCACCCGCACCCTGTGGGTGCCGATCGGCGTGCACTTCGGCTGGAACTTCGCCGCAGCCGGCATCTTCGGCACCGAGGTCTCGGGCAACGGCGCGACGCAGGGGCTGCTGCACGGCGTGACGTCGGGCCCAGCCCTGCTCACGGGCGGCGAGTTCGGGCCGGAGGCGAGCCCATACGCGGTGGTGTTCGGCCTGTTGCTGACGGTCGTGTTCATGTGGCTGGCCCGCCGGCGCGGCAACGTGGTCCCGCTCCGGCGCGGCGCGACCGCTACGCTCGCCCAATGA
- a CDS encoding CAP domain-containing protein, translating into MSVARPGTSTLRIQTSAVRRGCVRPALLRIQVKRAVPGDDPVVKSGATRKGRITLKMPCKPGTYYAVATDYRGGTAKSKAVQLTCVTPTPIPTTRETGAPPVSERKEAISSVGTALENEVVRLTNAERVKGGCHPLKHDARLRRAAFGHSADMAKNDYFDHDSQDGRDMADRIRATGFTGSALGENIAMGQRSAAEVVKGWMNSDGHRKNIMNCSYTLIGVGAAKDAKGQIYWTQDFAAR; encoded by the coding sequence GTGAGCGTGGCCAGGCCGGGCACCTCCACGCTCAGGATCCAGACCTCGGCCGTCCGCCGTGGCTGTGTGCGCCCGGCGCTGCTGCGCATCCAGGTCAAGCGCGCCGTCCCCGGCGACGATCCGGTCGTCAAAAGCGGCGCCACCAGGAAGGGCCGCATCACCCTGAAGATGCCCTGCAAGCCGGGCACGTACTATGCGGTCGCCACCGACTACCGGGGCGGCACCGCCAAGTCCAAGGCCGTACAACTGACCTGCGTCACCCCAACCCCCATCCCCACGACGCGGGAGACAGGGGCGCCGCCGGTTTCCGAGCGGAAAGAGGCCATCTCCTCCGTCGGCACGGCATTGGAGAACGAGGTCGTCCGGCTGACCAACGCCGAGCGGGTCAAGGGAGGCTGCCACCCGCTCAAGCACGACGCGCGGCTGCGCAGGGCAGCGTTCGGGCACTCGGCCGACATGGCGAAGAACGACTACTTCGACCACGACTCCCAGGACGGCCGCGACATGGCGGACCGCATTCGTGCGACCGGCTTCACCGGCTCGGCCTTGGGCGAGAACATCGCCATGGGGCAGCGGTCGGCGGCTGAGGTGGTCAAGGGCTGGATGAACAGCGACGGCCACCGGAAGAACATCATGAACTGCTCGTACACCCTCATCGGGGTGGGCGCGGCCAAGGACGCGAAGGGGCAGATCTACTGGACGCAGGACTTCGCCGCCCGCTGA